In Ruminococcaceae bacterium KH2T8, the sequence AAGGAAGTGCTTGGGAGCAGAAGGAAGCTCGAGACGCTGTGCCTCACCCTCGTACTCTTTCCATGCCTTGATCATCTCATCCATGGAAGGCTTGTTCTCGAAGGATACGCTTACAGCTGCAGTATGTCCTTCCTGAACTGCTACTCTGTAGCACTGAGCGGAGATAACAGGGTTCTTCGCAAGCTCGATATGGTCTCCTGCGAACTGACCCCAAACCTTAAGGGGCTCCTTCTCGGACTTCTCTTCCTCACCGCCGATATAAGGGATGAGGTTGCCTACCATCTCAGGCCAATCCTTGAATGTCTTACCTGCACCGGAGATAGCCTGATATGTGCAAACGCTGATCTGCTTGATACCGTTCTTAAGGAAAGGTGTAAGAGCAGGAACATAGCTCTGGATGGAGCAGTTGGGCTTAACTGCGATGAAGCCTCTCTTTGTTCCGAGCCTTTTTCTCTGAGCCTCGATAAGCTCTGCGTGATCAGCATTGATCTCGGGGATGATCATGGGAACATCCTCAGTCCATCTGTGTGCGGAGTTGTTGGATACAACAGGTGTCTCTGTCTTTGCGATCCTCTCCTCAAGAGCTCTGATCTCATCCTTCTTCATGTCTACTGCGCAGAAAGTAAAATCAACCTGCTCGCAGAAGTTCTCGATATCATCAGAACTATAAACGATCATCTTCTTAACATATTCGGGCATGGGTGCATCGATCTTCCATCTGTCACCGCAAGCCTCTTCATAGGTCTTACCGGCTGACTTAGGTGATGCGCATACCGCTACGCACTCAAACCAAGGGTGATTCTCAAGAAGTGAGATGAATCTCTGTCCCACATATCCTGTTGCACCGATTACACCGGCTCTGATCTTCTTTTCCATTGTTTTTCTCCTGTTCCAACCGTCACCGATGTCTCTCTGTGACGGACATTTGTTTTTCTCGTGTGTACAATACTAACACAATGACTTTTTATGGGCAACCCTTCATTAACAAAAATATCAAAGGCTTATATGCTAAAATATAGTCAAATTAACAAAGAGGCGGAACTGATGACTGAAGTATTCCCTGTACTTGAACAATATTCGAACTATATGCTCGCGGTATTAGGACGCGCCGAGCTTACGGTTACCGAGTATAAGTACGACATAATATGCTTCTTCCGCTTCTGGAAAAGAGATCACGGAAAGGTAGGAAAAGACATCCCTTTTGACGAGATAGATATATCTGATATCTCCGTAAAGGATATCGAAAGAGTAACGACCGATGACCTTCTCGTATTCCTTATCTGGCTCAACAGAGAAAAGAATCTCTCGAATTCATCCCGTGCCAGAAGGATCGCGTCCTTGAAGAGCTTCTTTAAGTATTGTCACAGCAAGAAGCACCTTATCGAGGATAATCCGGCTTATGATCTGGAGACCCCGAAGATAGGTAAGCGTAATCCTAAATACTTAACTCTTGAGCAGAGCACTGAACTACTGAAGACTGCTTACGATGCTCCTACCGAATCTAATGAGCGAGATTACTGCATGCTCACGTTATTCCTTAACTGCGGCATGCGTCTGAGCGAACTTCGCGGCATCGATATCGACGATATCCACGATACGGTCCTTACCGTTATAGGTAAAGGTAATAAGGAACGTACCATCTATCTGAACAAAGCATGTCTTGATGCCATCGAAGACTGGATGAAGGCCAGAGCGAATATCAAGATAAAGCCTTCACATGAAAAGGCGCTCTTTGTTTCTAAGAGAGGCACACGCATCTCGGATGACATGATCCAGATCTCGATCAAGAGGCTCATGGCTCAGGCAGGTATAGATACCAAAGTCTACTCCGTCCATAAGCTTCGCCATACGGCCGCTACCCTTATGTATAAGTACGGTCATGTAGATATCAGAAATCTGCAGCAGATATTGGGACATCAGAGTGTCTCGACTACTCAGATATATACACATGTAGATGACGAACAGCTCCAGCAGGCTGTCGAATCAAATCCATTGGCAGGTTTTAAGCCCGAATGATCATTTAAGGAGGTACACCTATGAAACTCGCATTCTTTGACACAAAGCCTTATGACAGAGAAGGATTCGAACCGCTTCTCAATGAAGCAGGAATTGAGACTATCTACTACGACACAAGGATATGTGAAGATGACTGTATACTTGCTCAGGGATGCGATGCCGTATGTGTATTCGTTAACGACGAAGTAAATAAGAAAGTCATAGACACTCTGGCGGGATACGGCGTCAAGTACATTGCGTTAAGATGCGCGGGATTCAATAACGTTGACTACAGATATGCTATTGAGAAAGGCATTAAAGTGGTACGTGTTCCCGCCTACTCTCCTTATGCAGTTGCCGAGCATGCAATTGCCCTCCTGCAGACTCTGAACCGCAAGATCCATAAGGCATATATAAGGACCCGCGACTTTAATTTCTCGCTGAACGGACTTACGGGATTTGACCTTCACGGCAAGACAGTCGGAGTCATAGGTACCGGTAAGATCGGACGCGTATTCATCGATATCTGCAAGGGATTCGGAATGAATGTCATAGCTTACGACAAGTACCCCGCCGAAGGATCCGGTATCGAATACAGAACACTCGAAGAGATCTACAAGGAAGCTGACATCATATCCTTCCACTGCCCTCTTACTGATGAGACATTTCATATGTTCAACAGAGGAACGATAAACAGGGTCAAGGAGGGTGTAGTCATAATAAATACATCAAGAGGTGCGCTCATCGATGCAGAGGCGCTGCTCCTTGGAATACGTGAAAGAAAGATCGGCGGAGCTTGCCTTGATGTATACGAAGAGGAAGCCGGATACTTCTACGAGGATCAGTCAGGTAAGATCATAGATGACGATACGCTCTCAAGACTTATATCCATGCCTAATGTTATAGTTACTTCGCATCAGGCTTTCCTGACCAAAGAGGCCCTTTCCAATATTGCTTCTACTACGGTAAGGAACCTCCTTGATCTGGAAAACAATGGCAACTGTGAAAACGAAGTTAAATGATCAGTTGAATATCCTTCTGACCGTAAGGATGGGATGAAGGTCGAGATCACCATAGATAACGCCTTCGTTAGAGCCCCTGGCATCTACCATCATGCCGTCACCAATATAGATTCCGACATGACCGCATGATCCGCCCTGGTTATCCCAGCAGATGATATCGCCGGGACGTATGTCGTCTACGGAAACTTCCTCACCTACATTACACATCGAATAAGAAGAGTGAGGAAGGTCGATACCGAGCTGTGCATAGCAGTAAACTACGAGACCGGAGCAGTCTACACCTGCTTCAGATTCGCCCGCATACATATAAGGCGTACCAACCATGCTCTCTGCGATATCGGCAATGAGCTGTCCTTCGTCGACATTAACGGCTGATAAGGTCTGCTGAGGTATGAGCTGGTATCTGTAGTTTTCTGCCCTCTGGCGCTTAGTAGCGATATACTGCTCAGTAGCAGACTTGGAGATGACGCTGTCACGCTCGACCTCAAAGAATAATCCAACCGGAGAATCTACGGAAGCTACCTGTACACCTGATACATTCTCATTGCTCTCGACAGTACAGGATGAAGCCTCATCTGTAAGTTCAGCGGTAGTACTGTCAGTAACGGGATAATAAGTACTGTTAACTGATAATACAAGACATGTAAGTCCTGTTATCACATCACTGATCAACTTATTTCTCTCAAATAAAAACATCAATTCACCTACTCTATTTCTTTTCATGTCACTTAGGACATGTGTCAGAGTTTACCCTAATCTCCTGCCTCAAATTGGGTCATCAGGGGGCAAAAATCGGGGAATAATCGGGTGATAATGTGGCAAAACCTAATGAAAGAACGCAGGTACCGATGAGTTTCGGCGACCTGCGTTCTATTGATCTTATGTGTTTTCTGAGACCTTTTAACCTCTTGTAGCGGAAGGCTCAGTGGGCGCTTCGGTAGCGATAACCGGAGCGAGACCGTCAGCCTGTGCCGCGGGATCCTCAACAGCCTCGCCGCTTTCGTCTTCACCTGCAGGTATCTCACCTTCACCACCCGGGAAAGCAATACCTAACGGATAATACGGAAGGATGTTAACATACTCTTCCTGAAGAGGTGCGCTCTCGAATATCTTAGAAGAATCAACAAGAGACTTATGTCGGTAAGGAACCGTAACAGCGGAATAGCTGACGCACCAGATGATAAGAGCCAACAGAATGAGCTGGAATATCAGGAGCGGCGTGATCGGGAAAAGATCCATAATCTTCTGCACTGATCTTGTCGACTTTGATTTCTTGGGGTCAGACTGGATAAACTCAGCTACCTTATAACCGGTAGAATCGATCTTAACGAGGATCTTCTCGAGCATAAAGTTACGTGTATATTCATCGAGTGTCCTGGGAGCAAAGTTGACGTTCTCGGGAAGCGGATACTTCTCGACTATCTCGTTGGCATTCTTGAGGAGAATATCACCGAAATAGTAAACAACGTCTTCACCCTTGATAACGGACCTCTGCTGATAAGTATCTAGATAAGACTTTACGATCGCCTGCTCAGCTCTTGTAGTCTCCTTAGTGATACCGAATACGGATGAATAGACCATCTCTACCGTGCTCTGGTAGAAGTCAGGGAAATTCTCGCGTGTAAGCTTCTCACTCCACATATCCA encodes:
- a CDS encoding aspartate-semialdehyde dehydrogenase, with translation MEKKIRAGVIGATGYVGQRFISLLENHPWFECVAVCASPKSAGKTYEEACGDRWKIDAPMPEYVKKMIVYSSDDIENFCEQVDFTFCAVDMKKDEIRALEERIAKTETPVVSNNSAHRWTEDVPMIIPEINADHAELIEAQRKRLGTKRGFIAVKPNCSIQSYVPALTPFLKNGIKQISVCTYQAISGAGKTFKDWPEMVGNLIPYIGGEEEKSEKEPLKVWGQFAGDHIELAKNPVISAQCYRVAVQEGHTAAVSVSFENKPSMDEMIKAWKEYEGEAQRLELPSAPKHFLQYLEEDNRPQPALDAYYENGMGVSVARLREDNIFDYKFTCLSHNTLRGAAGGGMLTAELLAKKGYIAPKA
- a CDS encoding tyrosine recombinase XerC subunit, with translation MTEVFPVLEQYSNYMLAVLGRAELTVTEYKYDIICFFRFWKRDHGKVGKDIPFDEIDISDISVKDIERVTTDDLLVFLIWLNREKNLSNSSRARRIASLKSFFKYCHSKKHLIEDNPAYDLETPKIGKRNPKYLTLEQSTELLKTAYDAPTESNERDYCMLTLFLNCGMRLSELRGIDIDDIHDTVLTVIGKGNKERTIYLNKACLDAIEDWMKARANIKIKPSHEKALFVSKRGTRISDDMIQISIKRLMAQAGIDTKVYSVHKLRHTAATLMYKYGHVDIRNLQQILGHQSVSTTQIYTHVDDEQLQQAVESNPLAGFKPE
- a CDS encoding D-lactate dehydrogenase, translated to MKLAFFDTKPYDREGFEPLLNEAGIETIYYDTRICEDDCILAQGCDAVCVFVNDEVNKKVIDTLAGYGVKYIALRCAGFNNVDYRYAIEKGIKVVRVPAYSPYAVAEHAIALLQTLNRKIHKAYIRTRDFNFSLNGLTGFDLHGKTVGVIGTGKIGRVFIDICKGFGMNVIAYDKYPAEGSGIEYRTLEEIYKEADIISFHCPLTDETFHMFNRGTINRVKEGVVIINTSRGALIDAEALLLGIRERKIGGACLDVYEEEAGYFYEDQSGKIIDDDTLSRLISMPNVIVTSHQAFLTKEALSNIASTTVRNLLDLENNGNCENEVK
- a CDS encoding NlpC/P60 family protein, with the protein product MFLFERNKLISDVITGLTCLVLSVNSTYYPVTDSTTAELTDEASSCTVESNENVSGVQVASVDSPVGLFFEVERDSVISKSATEQYIATKRQRAENYRYQLIPQQTLSAVNVDEGQLIADIAESMVGTPYMYAGESEAGVDCSGLVVYCYAQLGIDLPHSSYSMCNVGEEVSVDDIRPGDIICWDNQGGSCGHVGIYIGDGMMVDARGSNEGVIYGDLDLHPILTVRRIFN